One Mycoavidus sp. B2-EB genomic region harbors:
- a CDS encoding NAD+ synthase: protein MKMRIALAQINVTVGDFVGNLKIMVAAARAAYQQGARLVVMPELALSGYPPEDLLLRPSFYVASAAALTQLASELSVFEGLHVVVGHPYRINAHQNRPLKSNVPPTDTFNAASVLRDGHVLGTYFKQELPNTEVFDERRYFATDPKPYVFELEGIRCAVLICEDIWYPTAVQKAKAAGAQIVLVPNGSPYHLGKDNLRLEIVRARIRESGLPMVYVNYVGAQDELVFDGGSFVCNAQAECVARMPQFEAGVALVEFDGVTPQPSKIAPECSLEAQVYAALVLGVRDYVEKNGFPGVLIGLSGGVDSALVLAIACDALGPERVRAVMMPSPYTAEISVIDAREMAGCLKVQYDEIAITPAFDAFRLSLAQVFDGLAADTTEENIQARIRGTLLMALSNKLGSIVLTTGNKSEMAVGYCTLYGDMAGGFAVLKDIAKTLVYRLCHYRNASDAFAFKQIIPERILTRAPSAELRPNQIDQDSLPPYEILDAIMQQYMEAGRSGADIVAAGFEPTDVARITQLIKQNEYKRRQAPIGLRVTARAFGRDWRYPITSRFSEVL from the coding sequence ATAAAAATGCGTATTGCCCTTGCTCAAATCAATGTAACGGTTGGTGATTTCGTTGGTAATCTAAAAATCATGGTTGCGGCTGCGCGTGCTGCTTATCAACAGGGCGCTCGTTTAGTCGTCATGCCAGAGTTAGCCCTATCTGGCTACCCGCCTGAAGATTTATTGTTGCGTCCATCATTTTACGTCGCTAGCGCAGCGGCTCTAACGCAACTTGCCTCTGAGTTAAGCGTTTTCGAAGGACTGCACGTCGTAGTAGGCCATCCTTATCGGATCAATGCGCATCAAAATCGGCCACTTAAATCCAATGTGCCACCAACGGATACATTTAATGCTGCCTCGGTTTTACGAGACGGTCACGTGCTTGGCACGTACTTCAAACAAGAGTTGCCCAATACCGAGGTGTTTGACGAAAGACGCTATTTTGCGACAGACCCAAAGCCTTACGTTTTTGAACTAGAGGGTATACGCTGCGCCGTCTTGATTTGTGAAGATATTTGGTATCCGACCGCAGTACAAAAAGCCAAAGCGGCAGGCGCACAGATTGTGCTGGTTCCAAATGGTTCACCCTATCACCTTGGCAAAGATAATTTGCGCTTAGAAATAGTGCGTGCGCGCATCCGTGAAAGCGGGTTGCCAATGGTTTACGTAAACTACGTTGGGGCGCAAGATGAGCTGGTGTTTGATGGGGGTTCTTTTGTTTGTAATGCGCAAGCGGAATGTGTTGCCCGGATGCCGCAATTTGAGGCGGGCGTTGCGTTGGTCGAGTTTGATGGAGTCACGCCGCAACCTAGCAAAATAGCGCCGGAATGTTCTCTCGAGGCGCAAGTTTATGCCGCTTTAGTACTGGGTGTGCGTGATTATGTAGAGAAAAACGGTTTCCCGGGTGTGCTGATTGGACTCTCAGGCGGTGTCGATTCGGCGCTGGTATTGGCTATTGCATGCGATGCGCTTGGGCCAGAACGTGTTCGTGCAGTCATGATGCCATCACCCTATACGGCCGAAATTTCAGTGATTGATGCGCGTGAGATGGCGGGTTGTCTTAAAGTTCAATACGACGAAATTGCAATCACTCCCGCATTTGATGCGTTTCGTTTATCGCTTGCTCAGGTATTTGATGGGTTGGCCGCAGATACGACAGAAGAAAATATTCAGGCTCGTATTCGTGGCACCTTATTGATGGCGCTGTCAAATAAATTAGGCTCGATTGTGCTCACTACAGGTAATAAGAGTGAAATGGCTGTAGGGTACTGTACATTATATGGCGATATGGCGGGTGGCTTCGCTGTACTTAAAGATATCGCCAAGACTTTAGTCTATCGGCTTTGCCATTACCGGAATGCCAGCGATGCTTTTGCATTTAAGCAAATTATCCCGGAGCGGATTCTAACGCGTGCGCCTTCTGCTGAGTTGCGTCCGAATCAGATTGATCAAGATAGTCTGCCGCCTTACGAAATTTTAGACGCGATTATGCAGCAATATATGGAAGCAGGCCGTTCAGGTGCTGACATTGTGGCGGCTGGATTTGAGCCAACAGACGTTGCGCGCATCACACAGTTGATTAAACAAAACGAATACAAACGGCGTCAAGCGCCGATCGGCCTGCGCGTTACTGCGCGCGCCTTTGGGCGCGACTGGCGTTATCCAATCACTTCGCGCTTTAGCGAAGTATTATGA
- the secG gene encoding preprotein translocase subunit SecG codes for MLVLKNLIFVAQFLSALGIIGLVLLQHGKGADMGAAFGSGSSGSLFGATGAANFLSRTTAILAVIFFIATLSLTFIGSHKPQSSAGVLEGVITPAPASVGTNAGKAALPPVDASAPGQDVPK; via the coding sequence ATGCTGGTGTTAAAAAATTTGATTTTCGTTGCGCAATTCTTATCTGCACTTGGAATTATTGGTTTAGTGTTGTTGCAGCACGGTAAGGGTGCTGATATGGGCGCAGCCTTTGGTAGCGGTTCATCCGGCAGCCTTTTTGGCGCAACCGGCGCGGCAAATTTTTTATCTCGCACAACGGCAATATTGGCGGTCATTTTCTTTATCGCTACGCTTAGTTTGACTTTTATTGGCTCGCATAAGCCTCAATCTTCAGCGGGTGTATTGGAAGGTGTAATTACGCCGGCACCTGCATCTGTTGGCACAAATGCGGGCAAAGCAGCTTTGCCCCCGGTAGATGCGTCCGCACCAGGTCAAGATGTGCCAAAGTAA
- the tpiA gene encoding triose-phosphate isomerase, which yields MELLESKNKLIVGNWKMHGRLAGNALLFNALAAGAAKLDASVRTAVCVPFPYLAQAQTLLQQSCVTWGAQDLSLHLSGAYTGEVAGSMVAEFGARWVIVGHSERRLYHQESNQHVVLKAKRALEVGLTPIICVGETLAEREAGQTEQVLGQQLQAVLTALTVAQAERMVLAYEPVWAIGTGKSASVQEVSSVHLFLRRVLAAVDAKLAHVTVLYGGSMKPDNARALLAEPGVDGGLVGGASLQAEDFFAICKAAQA from the coding sequence ATGGAACTTTTAGAATCTAAGAACAAACTTATTGTCGGTAATTGGAAGATGCATGGCAGGTTGGCTGGAAATGCGCTTCTATTCAATGCACTTGCGGCGGGTGCGGCTAAACTTGATGCCTCTGTGCGGACTGCGGTATGTGTGCCATTTCCATACCTGGCTCAGGCGCAAACCCTGTTGCAGCAGAGCTGTGTTACATGGGGGGCGCAAGATCTTTCGCTGCATCTATCAGGCGCTTATACGGGCGAAGTGGCAGGCTCAATGGTTGCCGAATTTGGCGCGCGTTGGGTGATTGTTGGGCATTCAGAGCGACGTTTATATCATCAAGAAAGTAACCAACACGTGGTGCTTAAGGCAAAGCGCGCGCTTGAGGTTGGTTTGACGCCAATTATTTGCGTGGGTGAAACCTTGGCTGAACGTGAAGCTGGACAAACTGAGCAAGTGCTTGGCCAGCAGTTACAGGCGGTACTGACGGCGCTGACAGTGGCCCAAGCAGAGCGCATGGTGCTTGCCTATGAGCCGGTTTGGGCGATTGGCACGGGCAAGAGCGCAAGCGTGCAAGAGGTCTCTTCAGTACATCTGTTTTTGCGCCGTGTATTGGCTGCAGTGGATGCGAAGCTGGCTCACGTTACGGTGCTGTATGGAGGGAGTATGAAGCCGGACAATGCCCGTGCACTATTGGCTGAGCCAGGCGTGGATGGGGGCTTAGTGGGGGGCGCTTCGTTGCAAGCTGAAGATTTCTTTGCGATTTGCAAAGCAGCGCAAGCCTAA
- a CDS encoding NAD(P)H-quinone oxidoreductase codes for MQAIAITAYGAPQVLQPVAYKRPVLQPGEGLIRVSAAGVNRPDLLQRVGHYAPPPGASVLPGLEVAGELVEGDWQHADNRWRLKKGDRVCALLQGGGYAEFAAAPLAQCLPVPAGWSELEAASLPETYFTVWSNLFDRAQLGATERGQDETLLVQGGSSGIGVAAIQLAHALGHRVFATAGSAAKCLACESLGAERAINYKTEDFVAVTAALTDGRGVDVILDMVGGDYIARELKALAQDGRLALIAFLGGAKANLNLAEILTKRLTLTGSTLRARSTHFKAHIAAQLKERVWPLLEAGKIRPVIDRVFPMTEAASAHAWMEEGRHIGKIMLAW; via the coding sequence ATGCAGGCCATCGCCATTACCGCTTACGGCGCGCCACAGGTATTGCAACCGGTAGCGTATAAGCGGCCTGTTCTGCAGCCTGGCGAAGGATTGATTCGGGTGAGCGCAGCTGGGGTCAATCGCCCAGATCTGCTGCAGCGTGTCGGTCATTATGCGCCGCCGCCGGGCGCTTCTGTGCTGCCTGGCTTAGAGGTTGCCGGTGAGCTTGTAGAGGGCGATTGGCAGCATGCAGATAATCGCTGGCGGCTTAAAAAAGGCGACCGTGTTTGCGCTTTACTGCAAGGCGGCGGCTATGCTGAATTTGCTGCCGCTCCTCTTGCGCAATGTTTGCCGGTGCCTGCTGGATGGTCAGAACTTGAGGCTGCTTCACTGCCTGAAACTTACTTCACGGTTTGGAGTAATCTATTTGACCGCGCGCAGCTCGGCGCAACTGAGCGCGGGCAAGATGAAACGTTATTGGTGCAGGGCGGTTCAAGCGGCATTGGCGTCGCGGCGATTCAACTCGCGCATGCGTTAGGTCACCGCGTCTTCGCGACAGCAGGTAGCGCGGCTAAATGTCTTGCTTGTGAAAGCCTTGGCGCAGAACGGGCGATCAATTACAAAACCGAGGATTTTGTGGCTGTTACCGCTGCGCTAACAGATGGACGAGGCGTTGACGTGATTCTTGATATGGTCGGCGGCGATTACATTGCGCGCGAATTAAAAGCCTTGGCGCAAGATGGCCGACTGGCCTTGATTGCATTTTTAGGCGGCGCTAAGGCCAATCTCAATCTGGCTGAGATACTAACGAAACGCTTGACGCTCACGGGTTCAACCTTACGCGCACGCTCCACCCATTTTAAAGCGCACATTGCAGCGCAGCTGAAAGAACGTGTTTGGCCGTTATTAGAAGCGGGTAAAATTCGTCCTGTCATCGACCGTGTTTTTCCAATGACAGAGGCAGCAAGTGCGCACGCCTGGATGGAAGAGGGGCGGCATATTGGCAAAATTATGCTGGCATGGTGA
- the pnp gene encoding polyribonucleotide nucleotidyltransferase, whose product MLKKIVKEFQWGRHTVRLETGEIARQASGAVLVDMNETVVLATVVGAKSAKPGQDFFPLTVDYIEKTYAAGKIPGGFFRREGRPSEGETLISRLIDRPLRPLFPEGFYNEVQVVVHVLSVNPEVPTDIPALLGASAALAISGIPFNGPVGAARVALIEGQYVLNPSFSELKTSQLELVVAGTERAVLMVESEADQLSEEVMLGAVMFGHEQMQTAIDAIYDLVREGGQPEWDWQAAPKNEVLSNRVSALALNPLQAAYQIRQKSLRSERVQAIYKEVNQQLVEEALAAGMSAPDEVAIGHILFELEAQIVRGQILSGEPRIDGRDTRTVRPISIRTGVLPRTHGSALFTRGETQALVVATLGTKNDEQMIDAITGEYRDRFMLHYNMPPFATGETGRVGTPKRREIGHGRLAKRALIACLPDEKEFGYTIRVVSEITESNGSSSMASVCGGSLALMDAGVPLKTHVAGIAMGLILEANRFAVLTDILGDEDHLGDMDFKVAGTEAGITALQMDIKIAGITKEIMQVALAQAKEGRLHILGEMKGAVSGARTELSSFAPRMVTLKINPDKIRDVIGKGGSVIRALTEETGTTIDISEDGVVTIASANSEGIAEAKRRIENITVDVTVGQVYEGTVLKLLDFGAIVNILPGRDGLLHISEIANERIKEVSDHLKEGQVVEVKVIQTDEKGRVRLSAKAVINDRNPVMEHASPTLEPMDPIR is encoded by the coding sequence ATGTTGAAGAAAATTGTTAAAGAATTTCAATGGGGACGTCATACGGTCCGACTTGAAACGGGCGAAATAGCCCGTCAAGCGAGCGGCGCTGTCTTGGTCGATATGAATGAAACGGTTGTGCTAGCAACGGTAGTAGGTGCAAAAAGCGCAAAGCCCGGTCAGGATTTTTTTCCGTTGACAGTGGATTACATTGAAAAAACTTATGCGGCGGGCAAAATTCCAGGGGGCTTTTTTCGTCGTGAGGGGCGTCCTTCTGAAGGCGAAACGCTGATTTCCCGTCTTATCGACCGGCCTTTGCGCCCGCTTTTTCCGGAAGGCTTTTACAATGAAGTACAAGTTGTAGTGCACGTGTTGTCAGTCAACCCAGAAGTGCCAACAGACATTCCCGCTCTGCTGGGCGCGTCGGCTGCGTTGGCTATCTCTGGAATTCCATTTAATGGTCCGGTGGGGGCTGCGCGCGTTGCCTTGATTGAGGGTCAATATGTGCTTAATCCGAGTTTCAGTGAGCTCAAAACTTCTCAGCTTGAGCTTGTTGTAGCAGGGACTGAGCGAGCGGTATTGATGGTTGAATCAGAAGCGGATCAATTGTCTGAAGAGGTTATGTTAGGCGCTGTGATGTTTGGTCACGAACAGATGCAAACGGCAATCGATGCGATCTATGATCTAGTGCGTGAAGGCGGTCAACCGGAATGGGATTGGCAAGCTGCGCCGAAAAACGAGGTATTATCTAACCGAGTTAGCGCGCTTGCGTTGAACCCTTTGCAAGCGGCTTATCAGATCCGTCAAAAATCGCTGCGTAGTGAGCGTGTGCAGGCGATCTATAAAGAGGTGAATCAACAGCTTGTAGAAGAGGCGCTCGCAGCAGGCATGAGTGCGCCAGATGAGGTTGCGATTGGCCATATTTTATTTGAGCTTGAAGCGCAAATTGTGCGGGGGCAAATCCTTTCAGGTGAGCCGCGCATTGACGGGCGGGATACGCGCACGGTGCGTCCGATTTCAATCCGCACCGGGGTTTTGCCACGGACTCATGGTTCTGCTCTTTTTACACGCGGCGAGACACAGGCGTTAGTGGTTGCTACGCTGGGCACCAAGAATGATGAACAGATGATCGATGCGATTACGGGCGAATACCGCGACCGCTTCATGCTGCATTACAATATGCCACCTTTTGCGACGGGCGAGACGGGTCGGGTAGGAACCCCAAAACGGCGCGAAATTGGTCACGGCCGGCTGGCTAAACGCGCGTTGATAGCTTGTTTGCCTGACGAAAAAGAGTTTGGCTATACCATTCGCGTGGTTTCCGAAATTACTGAATCGAATGGTTCATCGTCCATGGCCTCTGTGTGCGGCGGCAGCCTGGCGCTGATGGATGCGGGTGTGCCTCTTAAGACGCATGTAGCCGGCATTGCGATGGGTCTGATCTTAGAGGCGAATCGTTTCGCTGTGCTGACGGATATCTTAGGCGATGAAGATCATCTAGGCGACATGGATTTCAAAGTGGCTGGCACGGAAGCGGGTATTACTGCATTGCAGATGGATATCAAGATTGCTGGCATTACCAAAGAAATCATGCAAGTTGCGTTAGCCCAAGCCAAAGAAGGGCGTTTGCATATCTTAGGCGAGATGAAAGGAGCGGTGTCTGGCGCGCGTACTGAATTATCGTCATTTGCGCCGCGCATGGTTACGCTTAAGATCAATCCAGACAAGATTCGTGATGTCATCGGTAAAGGTGGCTCGGTGATTCGGGCCCTCACTGAAGAAACGGGCACTACCATTGATATTTCCGAAGATGGGGTGGTCACGATTGCGAGCGCCAACAGCGAAGGCATTGCTGAGGCTAAGCGCCGCATTGAAAATATCACGGTAGATGTTACCGTCGGCCAAGTCTATGAAGGCACGGTGCTTAAGTTGCTTGATTTCGGTGCGATTGTTAATATTTTGCCAGGACGTGATGGTCTGCTGCATATTTCAGAAATCGCTAACGAACGGATTAAAGAGGTGAGCGATCACTTGAAGGAAGGGCAAGTGGTAGAAGTCAAAGTGATCCAAACCGATGAAAAAGGTCGGGTGCGACTGTCTGCCAAAGCTGTGATCAATGACAGAAATCCGGTCATGGAACACGCAAGCCCAACCTTAGAGCCGATGGACCCGATCCGTTAA
- the rpsO gene encoding 30S ribosomal protein S15 — protein MSIVGEKKSEVIAQFARGAKDTGSPEVQVALLTARINELTVHFKAHNKDHHSRRGLLQMVSRRRSLLKYLQKKSLERYQALIQALGLRK, from the coding sequence ATGTCAATTGTAGGTGAAAAAAAATCTGAAGTTATTGCGCAATTTGCGCGTGGCGCCAAAGATACCGGTTCGCCCGAAGTGCAAGTTGCTTTGTTGACGGCGCGTATTAATGAGTTGACCGTTCATTTCAAAGCCCACAATAAAGATCATCATAGCCGCCGAGGCTTGCTGCAAATGGTAAGCCGCCGCCGCAGCTTGCTGAAATATTTGCAAAAAAAATCACTGGAACGTTATCAAGCACTGATCCAAGCATTAGGGCTACGTAAGTAA